The Triticum urartu cultivar G1812 chromosome 6, Tu2.1, whole genome shotgun sequence genome includes the window cagaaggttgagattgcggttgagaagaaatcatctgAGACAGTCGCAACTGCGATAGCTGCTGCAAAACAAGTGGTTCCAGATATGTCTACTGTCTTGGTTCCGGCTGTTTTCAATTGGAGCAcgcaaaatccagaaaaaaaatgcagcagactttccccttgctgacttcttcgggagcagctcgactagcgttgcaccagcacctgcacctgctcccgcaccggctcccgcaccagCTCCGGCACCGGCTCCGACACCGGACGTGCTCagcggtgcttcgtctttggctgagctcgacgccctcatggtatctgtcacaccggccctcttcaataaatgtataatctcccattttcgttgcctttcggatatCTCACATCGCAGAAATGTCTTTGCAGGACAATgtaaccccgtgcaccatattctACAACATCCGCTACCAggaggtggacgtggggaaggtgacgataatgaagccgaaggaaccattgttccacggCCGATCGATCACCCCGGACATCTTCAAagtttccgtggccagtgtcaaaccagGCCAGGAGAATTTGGCTCCTCCGGTACTAGGGGGAATGACGACGAGATCCCGCAGCAGCTTGGTGattgcaatgggtgggtcctgttgtggccaaagagtctgctttgTTTGGAGACGGCCGGGAGCACACACACGAGCATGCAATTAGGTATGAatatcaacaccccacctacccaattagcgtcggCTGTCGTgctgggtgatagcggacggggtgAGGAAGAGGCTCCATTTGTCGCTGGTGACACCGCCATAGATGAGGACGACAATGAAACTCAACAGTATCTCAATACTGGCGCCTACTAAGGGTTTGAGCGttatgagtcggtgcctgaattgcacCTCCGGAGGCTGAACATATTATAGACGACCTTCCGGTAGCAAAGAAGCCTAGGAATACACCGAGGAAAGCCAACAAAGCtgcttctatgatccagccgcctcagcagcctcgggttcaagaccgtatagatatccTCGGAGCGGCAAAATGGCGTATCCCGGTGAACCAACCCTACCGAAAGCAGCGCTAGGGGCCAGATCCGGCaatctaaggagacttcatgacgacGTGTTGCGgatagagaaaggcctcatcgcctcgaaaaatccaggataccctctctacgtggttaacgtgcCGCGACAATTGTCGTATGTCGACACATTCCCCTCGAAGAAGTTTTTCCTTCGATTCGATTACATCTTCAACATGTTTCACTtaaagaagctggattttacgtttgtccgcctttatgccttgcacatgaactacctcatcggggttgagcagatacctcatatctgtgtcgctgacccgtacttcatgcacgagggcttcttgggagtccgcgcaaagcaccgtgaatacgtgaggaatacatcgtcaatttcatgcttggcaataaggacaaggaggcgattctcgtggcttatcatcccgtgtaagtcatccgcgcagatatccttccttcgatttcaatcattcatttgaaTGATGGATtgtaattaatttgaggtgtacttattttgcgcagcggcgggcgcgccgtcctcatcatccgcTACCCCCGATACTGTGGACTCGTTGAAGAACATTAACAAAAAGGATTACATCCACATCAAGtctgttctcgacagtgctatgttttactacgatgcacggggtggagaggtcaaggacaagaagaaaaGGGACGGCAGGCCCATAAGACCCACTTcagctgcatccagcaaccgagtgattctcttgatgatggattctatgtcctacaccacatgatGGAGTATAGACGAGATCACCAGAACCTTTGCATGTCACCTAAATTcagcgatgcccatattctgcaatgggcaaagaacttaggagatatcgaggatcatccaCTTCAAGATGAGTTATATCACTTCCAGtgtgaacttgcccaaatcatcatgaaggaggtcgtcgaaaaaacagggatgttctatgAAGAAGGACAATTGACGTGGGAAGACTTCCGAACACGCGTAGCCGCTCAGCGTCttgacctgaagcctttcactaagctcgggCACTATCTCCTTCACTTGGATGGATGTCACGACATATTGGAGTGATTTTCGaaatatgacaatgtgtccgtttagttcATACTTTTTGTATGACggaactttgagttatgcacgacCAAAcattatttgtgatgtaattaaaccgtcctcctcgactagcgaagatcactctagttagggcattttgggtacgatgaactttgttatttatatttatgatatattgcttctatttttgccaagtctgtctctttctgttgctcaactatatatgtggcatatcatcgactcatgtgatgatgcaggtgcatagatcatcgatggcgaagaagtgctacgccaggagtatacgacgagtggccggagtgtcaggcccaggtgtaccggtttctgGTTTCCGAGCAACAGCCAGTAGTTAttttaggttcacgctaatgcgagagagggatacaaACTCaagtactgcatagttccgctctcactcatagtgatatctcttctcgcgtatatcattgtttagatggatgacgatgtagttgcaagtaatcgagacttgtatcgctattttcgagatgatgatgagagaccactttgtgatggatgatgattatgatgatgacatgatttgatgagactatttgtatgtatatgctatgattacatttgtatgtgtatgatacgCTAAttattattgtataaagcctgttcaaatacaaaagaaatatgcagaaaaaacagaaactaataAAACTAGCAGTAAAATTATTAATTAACAGGGACGCACATGTCATACACTAATGTTAATTTAAGAGTTTTAATTTATTAAATGGTTAATTAGGGAATGTGGGTCCCGGTGTCAGTGGGTTAGTGGGGGTTCATTAGCCGGGGGTTAGGCCATTTAGGTCGGCGGTTTAACGTGAGCAGTGGTGGAGCCAACCGGGAGCTTCGGCGCTAGCGGAGCAGTGGGAAGAGGCGGCGGCCGCAACGCAGTAGTAACGTAGCAGTAGAGCGGTGGCGAGGCACGGCGGCGAGCACCGGGACAGGGGCAGTCGGCGCCCCCGAAAGAGGGCGCGGGGGAGCATCGGGATCGCGGCGAGCGCGGGAAGGTAGGGCGGAAAAGGGGATCATGGCGCGGGCGCGGGTAGGGTCGTGCGCGGAGCGGGGGCTGGTGCGGTGGTGGGCGTCCGCACGGCGAGGGGCACGGCTGGCGGCGCGGTGAACGTGGTGGAAAGAGGAGGGAAATGGGGGCGTCTCACAGCGTTGCCGAGAAGGGGCTCGGCCTGGCTTGAGGACGCGAGTAGGGGACGGATACGAGGAGGCGACGCAAGGTTCGGCGACGGTGAGGTCTtcaggaggtggtggtggcgcaCGGTGATGGCGCCGGTGAAGGGGGGCTTCGAGCTCATTGCTCGTTCACGATCCAGATCGGGCCGGGGAAGAGGAGCGAGAGGGGAGGTGAGCCGGAGacaggcggcggggaggaggCCTGGCGACGTCGGCGGGCGATCCGGCGACGGCAACAGGGTCTATGGGGGCAATAccctccccgatccagatggGATCAAGAGGTGGGGAGGCTGGCGAGGGGGTGTGGTGGAAGTGGGGCGATCGGGCTTGGGTTCGATGGGGAGTGGGGGGTTAAGGGAGGCGGCGGGGCCAGCCTAGCTAGCCTAGTGGCCAGCTAGGCCGAGGCCCAACGAGGGGTTGCCCCCTTTTGCTTTTATTTGTTTTGTCTTTCCTTTTTCCGTTTTATCCTATTTCTCAATTTACTCTAATTTTGTAAATTATATAATTAGCATCTAAATTAGTTCTACTAAATATACCACTGCCACCAAAAGTTTGGTACCCAAATAATTTAGTTAGAAGATTTTTACTATTTTAAAAGCATTTAAATAATAGTTTAAGCCACTGTTTTTTTTCATTTTAGAGTATTTAAACATTTGATTAAAGTGTGGTTTCTTCACCATAATTACTTATGCATTATTTGTCACCTCTCAAagattttagttttaatgtttgaaaacttttgatgtttgcctttattttaaatttgaatttgaacggGATTGAATCATTGTGAGGTTAACAACAGTAATCGTGGTTTAGTGACATCATTAGCAGGGAATTGCTATAGCATAACTAACCGGGCATTACAAAAGCTAACCCTCAAACCGCTCGCAACCATCCGGGCATGGTTTTCCATCCAATACGGTGCTATATTGGAAATAATAGTTTAAGGTTTTGCTACATCGGTCGTCCATGGCTAGTGTTGGCGGCGGCGCTGCTTTGTTTTCCCCTCTGCTGTTTGGTTGAATCCGTTTAATTGGAAAGAAAACGATTCCAGATCTGATGGTTAAATGCAATCTAATCAAACGGCCGCGCTGTGTCCGGCCGAATTGATTGCGCCGGTGCGCCGGCGCAGATTAGTCGCCTTTGGATTATTACCATGATATATAATAATAAGAGGAAATTTAGGTTCATACTATAGCCAAACAATGTGCCAAATTAAAATTTAAACAGTGGGGATATTTGATCAGTAAATTAAATTTTAAATATAAATTATTAGGCACTAATATTAAGCATTAGAGGAGTATATCAGACATGGTCATGTAATGAGTTTCCGAAGTGTATACATACGTGATGTTCCTTTTTTTTCTATTTTCCAAGTGCATGAACGTACGTGTGTGTATTCTTTTTTTTGTAAGATTTGACACATATCTTTCCTAGGACAACACGTTCCTTGTTTTTTTCTAACTTAACAGGTTTCTTGTTTTTTTTAACTTAACGTGTTCCTTTTTTCTTTGAAGTCAACTTAACACGTTCCTTGTTTTTGTAAGGAAGAGTCCGACTTCATCTTGACTATTTTCCCTGGGATGCATGCAATCTTTTTAACGTAAGTTTTTTTTGATGAGGAAACAAAGTGGCCTCCAGATGTATATTTTTTCAACGGGGTGGAGCCAGGGAGCACGTACGTGAGAAAATCTCATCCTTTTCCCGTTTACATGTATGTGTTTTTCTTAGTTGGTGCATGTACGTGAGTTCTCTTTTTAAAGAGGCCCACCATTTACCAAATATATTTTCTTTAACATATGTGCGTTCAGATGTGTCACGTACAGTCGTTGGAGTCCCAGAGCATTATATATTTTACATAAATCTAACGGTCAAGATAATTCTATTTGTTAAGATTTACCGGATTGAGGGCTAGTAATTTCTAATTAACGTGCAATTTTCTAGCATATTTACCTTGCTCCTGGTTCACCTTATATTACTTTTAATATATAAATAGATGCAACATAAATATGTAGACAAGACCTGTGTTTGTCTTTTATTCCCAAGTTTGAACTAGTATAGTTTGGGTTCTTACATGATAGTGCATGTCACATTATTTTTTCACCGCTACAACGACCAAACCATGGACTGAGAAAACGGTGTTTCATATATCTAGTACTAGAGTTATTTTCTTCTCAGTTAGTACCGAAGATGCCAAATGGCGTGATGGTGCAATATGGAGGGATGTAGACATTGCAAATTGCAGGTAGCGTCTGTAGCGCTAGGTTCCTTATTTCCTCGAACTGGGGCagttgttgaggctggacagagCCCTGGGCCTGTGGGTTTTGCTGAGATGGCCGGAAGGAGCCCTGGCCTAATGGATATTGTTGCTGAGGCTGTTGGAAGGAGACCTGGCTCgatggttgttgttgttgttgtttttgttgttgatGCAGAATAATAGCATGAACAACATTGTGGATGGCCTGGCACTGCGACTGCTCAGGGATCTGCCATAGGTGCTGACAACACAATTCTTGCAACAGCTGGTAAGTACTTTGTTGCAAAACTTGTGATCTTCCATGCGCTATGTTGTGTTGCTGCAATACAACATCCATGCATGGAATCAGTTGTTGTTGCAAAATTTGTTGAAGgatttgttgttgttgttgtggttgttgtttttgttgttgttgttgttgttgttgttgttgttgttgttgttgctgctgctgctgctgctgctgctgtgaAATTGGTTGTTGTGGTTGCGAATACTGTGGTTGCGGTTGTGGATATGGTTGTTGTGGTCGAAATGGTTGTGGCTGCGAATATGGTAGTTGCGGCTGCGGAAATGGTTGCAGCTGCAGATATGGTTGTTGTGATGGAAATGGTTGCGGCTGTGGATATGGTTGTTGTGGTGGAAATGGTTGTTGCTGCCCTAgaaattgttgttgttgttgtaccAATGTAACTTGCTCTTGTGGCTGTTGCTGAGATGGATTTTGTGGCTGCAATTGTGGCACTGGAACTCTAACTGCAGTTGTGGCGGTGGTCGCCACGATAGCAAGGAGGGCAAGGATGAGAAAGGTCTTCATGGTGGATTTGTATTGACCACAACTTGCTTGGCTTAAATGATGCGCTCTACTTATGAGAATGATGGATGAGGAAGGATGATCGTCATGCTATGGGGCTATTTATAGCTGCCATGGAACAATCTCTTTCACAATTGGCATTTGTTTGTGTGAAAAGTGCTTGGATGCTTCTAAAAATCATCATTTGGTATGTTCTGTTTGGTGGCACTACTTACAAGTGTATTCTTGGACTGGTCATTAAAGTTCCATGTTGTTGCACTATCATTCCACCACCAAAAAGGTGTGATAACATGCATGACTCATCTTATTCACTTTACAGCTCAAACACTAATCTAGATTGCCTATTTTTCTGAAACTAAGTTTGTAATTTTCTGCAAATTGTTACGCATAAACTAGATAAGCATGGCCGTCACGGTACATAGTTTGTAATCTTGTGTGGTCTGTTAAGATAAATAAGACAAGTAATGTAACTTGCTTTAGTAGGCCATGACTCGTCAAATTCCTTTTACATGTCAAGTGTTGTAGTGTTCTAGAAGTTATTAGCAAGCATAAATTTTGTAATGTTCTACAAGTTGTTACGTGTAAACTAGATAAGCTTGACTTGCACACAAACAAGATTGTAATCACTAGTCATCTACCCGTGCAACTGCACGGCCTAGCTATTATAGGGGTACATATTTATTAATAAATATTTATATGTAAAATTCAAGCACTTAAATTACAGATATCATACATCTGAACATATGCTAAGCTATTCAAACAATTATAGTACAATATAAGCACATATATTATAAACTTCATTATATGGAAGAGTGCCTCTACTTCCCATATGtataaaaaaatatgaacatccACAATACCAAAACTATATAGTATGGAAATACATTTCATGACGCATCTggtaatattgatttcatattgtgaatgttgatatttttttatTATAAAGTTACTTAAAATTTACAAATcttgactttgaccaaactttatatgcagactaaaaataaatggagggagtatcttgGGGTCTCTGCCACGCCACATTTCTCATACATTCAGTACGAGTGTCGCCCCGAACGAGTGGAGACTGCATCGTCACCTTATCCTTTCCCTGCAGGCTCAAGTCTGCTTCTTCCCAATCTTTCATTTATAATCAAAGGAGAGTGAGGCGAGCTGGCCGGGCAGCTCTTCGTCGAGGACGTCGTCGTCTACTTGCGCGCGCCAATGGCCAGCTCTCGCCGGGATTCACCCTGTGCCCATGTACAACCGCCTTCCAGAAGCCATCCGAGCAGCGCCCCGCAACGCTCGCGCGGAGGTCCCAACTTAGGAGGTGGACGAGGCTCTGCAGCTCGCGCCTAAGCTGCTCTTCGCCGGGGTCGCCGTCGTCTCCATGCGCCACACGGGAAGGAAGTTGGTCACCGAGTTCCCGGGGATTCGCCGCGCACCCAGGTACTCCGCCGCCTCCCTAGAATCTGTCTGAGAGGCGGCCCGCGACGCGTGAAAGTGTGTCCCGATTTTCGGACCCCCCAGCACTGATGTGGTCTCCCTTACCCATGTTGCAGCGACTGTGTTGTCGCATCGGGGACTGATACCGACATGCAGACCGGCGATAAGACTGAGACCGGCGCCGAGACTAGCGGAGTTAGtctagaaccgaaagcaaagaggccaCGACGCCTAAACCAGCTCATGAGTACTAGATTGGCGGTCACGGAGATGGACGACGGTATTTTTGAGACAATAGCGCCCGAGGAAGCGCAATcgtgctacggcaatcaaataggtTGCATTGTACGGACAACTatagaagatagataatatgaggccctccctcctaaagaagctgcaccagatattcttgttcccggatCGTAATGAAAAGGATAATAAAGATCCAGATAAGGACctggcaatgaagaagataaacaaacacgccatgaccaagttcaGCGATgtgttggccgcctggaaaacaAGGTTGAAACATCAGATCGTCGACAAAAAGGAACCCTTGCTACCTCTTgcgcactgcgttggttttccccgaagagtgagggatgatgcagcaaagtagcgtaagtatttccctcaggttttgagaaccaaggtatcaatccagtaggaggctatgcgtcagtccctcgtacctgcacaaaacaaataaatcctcgcaaccaacgtgaataggggttgtcaatccctacacggccacttacgagagtgagatttgatagatatgataaagataatttttttggtatttttgtgataaagatgcaaagtaaaataaaggcaaagtaaaaaagcaaaggaaataactaagtagtaggagattaatatgataaagatagaaccgggggccataggtttcactagtggcttctctcgagagcataagtattctacggtgggtgaacaaattactattgagcaattgacagaattgatcatagttatgagattatctaggtatgatcatgtatataggcatcacgtccgagacaagtagaccgactcctgcctgcatctactactattactccagtcatcgaccgctatccagcatgcatctagagtattaagttaaaaatagattaacgccttaagtaagatgacatgatgtagagggatagactcataaaatatgatgaaaaccccatcttgttgtcctcgatggcaacaatacaatacgtgccttgctgcccctactgtcactgggaaaggacaccgtaagattgaacccaaagctaagcacttctc containing:
- the LOC125515813 gene encoding alpha/beta-gliadin-like; the encoded protein is MKTFLILALLAIVATTATTAVRVPVPQLQPQNPSQQQPQEQVTLVQQQQQFLGQQQPFPPQQPYPQPQPFPSQQPYLQLQPFPQPQLPYSQPQPFRPQQPYPQPQPQYSQPQQPISQQQQQQQQQQQQQQQQQQQQQQKQQPQQQQQILQQILQQQLIPCMDVVLQQHNIAHGRSQVLQQSTYQLLQELCCQHLWQIPEQSQCQAIHNVVHAIILHQQQKQQQQQPSSQVSFQQPQQQYPLGQGSFRPSQQNPQAQGSVQPQQLPQFEEIRNLALQTLPAICNVYIPPYCTITPFGIFGTN